Within Ancylothrix sp. D3o, the genomic segment AAACTCTATATAACTCATGGGATATCCCCAGAGCGTAAAAGCAATATTGTTTACACTAAATAGTTTCAGCATTTTTTCAGTATAGTTTAGGTATGTTATTAAGTTTAACTTCTGTCTTACCTAAACAAATTCAGCAAGTTTTTATATTTGGAATACTTGTTTAAGATATCTTTTACATAGCGAACTCTAGTTTCTAAATCGCCTTGCAATAGAAAAAACGGAATTTTGCGAACAATTAAATCGCTAATAATTTGCTTTTGAAATATTTTTCGGTTTGCTTCTCCTGAACGATCCCAGGTATTTTCATAAGGAATATCTAGGTCGCAAACAAATACCAAATCGTAGCGAGAGCTTGCGCGATCGGCTAGTTCTACTAATTTCGGTGCTGCTTTATTGTGATAATATAAAGAAAACATATAAGTAGTAATTGCATTAGTATCTGTAAATAAATATTTGTTGGCTTGAGATAACAATGCTTCTTCTCGTTGCAAATGTCCTTCACCAATCTCTACCAATTGTTCTAAAGATAGTCTGCGATCAATCTGATGTTTTTCCCAATATTCCCTACCATACTCTGGCATCCAAACTGTGTGATATTCTTCTGCTAGTCGAGATGTAATGCTACTTTTCCCTGTAGAAGGTGCGCCCAAAAAAACTATATTACTAATTAAATCACGATAAACTAAAGGATGTAAATAATGGCGCAAAGCAAAGGGATTCTCTCTAATCTTTGTACCAGAAATAGGTATTATTTTGCGCTGCTCATCGATAAGACGATTAACCGCTCCCAAGGCTAAACTCATGTGTTCACCATAAAATTCGCTAGAGTAAAAATGGCTGATCCCTTTTATTTTTAGATTATTGATAATATAATTCTCATGCTTTTTCTTAATTTCTGGAGTATCACCTACTTCTGTCGGTCCGTCCCATGCTTCTATTACTTGAACTTTAGGATATATTCGTCGAATCCAATTTGAGCGAATATTTAGAGTAACATTAGTTGTTTCTGGGCAATCATAAATAACTACTATTACCTCATCCATCTCCGCTAATGCTGTCTCAATTAGCAACTGGTGTCCCTGGTGCAAAGGCGCAAACTTTCCCAGAGTTAGCCCTACTTTTTTAATCATTATTCATTAATATATATTTTAATTGAACTAAACTTGTATCAAAAGCTTTATTATGGTGCAAGCTTAACTTTTTCATGGAGAAAGGCGATCAATGTTAGCAAAGGAATTTTTGTAGCCATAATCAGAATCGGTGAATAACCAATTTACATCTCCACAGAAGTCTTACCCCGTCCAGCTAAATCTTTAAAGATACGGTACCGCAAAATCCGCCGTATGGCAAACTTTGAGACTGGTCGAATCAATAAAGCTGATGCCGCTACATTGGCCAAAACAATGTTTCAGGTACACACATAGCGGCAGCAAGGTTGATGGTATCCATTCCACGAATCTTTGATAGCTAGGTAGCCTTGGAAACTCTGTTCGCCAGTACACACATACATGGTCTAGGTAGTAATGCTTGAAGTTGCGATAGTGATTTTGATGAAAAGCAACCATTATTGTCATCACCTCACTGGGGCATAAACTTCGCTCTCGCTTCCTCCTCTTAAGGTCATGCTTCAGTAGCGTTTGCTGCCACTGCCCTTCAAATTTTTGGCAGAAGTCATCTATTTGGCCAAACAAAGCATCTAAACTGGGCATAGGACGGGGGTTGCTGAATGTTTGTGTATATTTTTCAGCTTACTTCCCCTCTTCATTTCTTGGCAGCTTTTCCATCCCTCTCTATCCAGAATCTCCCATTCTTCTGTTGCAGGCCAACAGCTTTAGCTGAATCTGCCTCTGGGTTTCTGAGCCAGCCTTGCTTATCCCGAACTGAGGTTAAATTATCGGCAAACCAGGCAGACCGCGACCAATATCATCTCCCACCGGCATCGAACAAAAACATGAACAAATTATGGCACCGGCACTCCGAAGTCAGTTCGCTCTTACAAATGCAGACCACCGACACCAGGGGATGTCACA encodes:
- a CDS encoding AAA family ATPase; this encodes MGKFAPLHQGHQLLIETALAEMDEVIVVIYDCPETTNVTLNIRSNWIRRIYPKVQVIEAWDGPTEVGDTPEIKKKHENYIINNLKIKGISHFYSSEFYGEHMSLALGAVNRLIDEQRKIIPISGTKIRENPFALRHYLHPLVYRDLISNIVFLGAPSTGKSSITSRLAEEYHTVWMPEYGREYWEKHQIDRRLSLEQLVEIGEGHLQREEALLSQANKYLFTDTNAITTYMFSLYYHNKAAPKLVELADRASSRYDLVFVCDLDIPYENTWDRSGEANRKIFQKQIISDLIVRKIPFFLLQGDLETRVRYVKDILNKYSKYKNLLNLFR